The Corynebacterium halotolerans YIM 70093 = DSM 44683 region AACGCGGGCCTGTTCTCCCGCGCCGTCCCGGCCGATCAGCTCCTCGACTTCACCCGCGAGCGTGCCCGAAAGGCCGCCAACGGTGCGACGCAGGCCTTCCTGACCAGCCGACGCCTCGTCCACGACATCCGCGACAACGGCACCGGCCTGTGGGCCTCCGTCGACGCGGAGAACGCCGCCCAGGGACAGCTGTGCTCCTCCGAGGACTACGCCGAGGGCTTCGCCGCCTTCAACGAGAAGCGCACCCCGGTCTTCGCCGGCCGCTGACACCACCGAAGCCACCACCCAGGAGAAAAGACTGCATGAGCACCCCGAACGCCTACCTCGTCTCCGGCCGCCGCACCCCGGTGGGCCGCTACGGCGGCGCCCTGTCATCCGTCCGCCCCGATGATCTCGCCGCGCTAACGGTCCGGTCGGTCGTCGAGGAATCCGGCATCGACCCGTCGGTCGTCGACGAGGTCATCCTCGGCAACGCCAACGGCGCCGGCGAGGAGAACCGCAACGTCGCCCGTATGGCCTGGCTGCTGGCCGGCTTCCCGGACACCGTGCCGGGCATCACCGTCAACCGCCTGTGCGCCTCGGGCATGTCCGCCATCACGATGGCCGCCAACATGGTCAAGGCCGGGGAGGCCGACGTCGTCATCGCCGGCGGCGTGGAGTCGATGTCCCGGGCACCGTGGGTGCTCGAGAAGCCGACCACCCCGTTCGCCAGGCCCGGCGAGATCTTCGACACCTCCATCGGCTGGCGCTTCACCAACCCGGTCTTCCAGCGGCAGGAGAAGGCCGCCTTCTCCATGCCGGAGACCGCGGAGGAGGTCGCCCGGGTGAGGGACATCAGCCGCGAGGACGCCGACGCCTTCGCCGTCGAGTCCCAGGCCCGCGCGGTCGCCGCGATGGAGGCCGGGCGTTTCGACGCCGAGATCGTCCCGGTCGAGGTCACCGACCGCAAGGGCAGGGTCACGGTCGTCGACACCGACGAGGGACCGCGCCCGGGCACCACGGCCGAGGTGCTGGCGAAGCTGCGGCCGGTGGTCGGCGGCGGCTCCGTGGTCACCGCCGGCAACTCCTCCTCGCTCAACGACGGCGCCTCCGCCATCCTCGTGTGCTCTGAGGCGGCCGTCGAGAAGTACCACCTGCAGGCCCGCGCGAAGGTCATCGCCGGCGCCAACGCCGGGGTGGCCCCCGAGATCATGGGCCTGGGCCCCATCCCGGCCACCCGGAAGGTGCTCGAACGCACCGGCTGGGAGATCGACGGCGTCGACGCCGTGGAGCTCAACGAGGCCTTCGCCACCCAGTCCCTGGCCTGCATCCGCGAGCTCGGCCTCGACCGGGACAGGGTCAACACCTGGGGCGGGGCCATCGCACTCGGCCACCCGCTGGGTTCCTCGGGTTCCCGCATCACCATCACCCTCCTCAACCGCCTGGAACAGGAGGGGGGCACCCGCGGCATCGCCACGATGTGTGTGGGTGTCGGCCAGGGTTCCGCCATCGCCATCGAGAGGGTCTGACAGTCATGACAACCGCCACCACCATCCCGAACACCCTGGACACCCGGGACTTCGCCGCCCTGACCGTCGCAGAACACGACGACCGGATGCTCGTCGAGCTGACCCGCCCCGAGGTGCGCAACGCCATCGACGAGACGATGGTCGCCGAGCTGCACGCCGTGTGCACCCACCTGGAGAACCACCCGAAGATCCTGGTCATCACCGGCACGCAGCACAAGGGCCGCGGCATCTTCGCCTCCGGCGCCGACATCGGTCAGCTGCGCGAACGCCGCCGCGACGACGCTCTGCGCGGGATCAACAACACCATCTTCCACCGCATCGCACAGCTGCCGTCCCCGGTCATCGCGGCCGTCGACGGGTACGCCCTGGGCGGTGGCCTGGAGCTGGCCCTGGCCGCCGATTTCCGGGTGGCCACCCCGCACGCGAAGTTCGGCCAGCCCGAGGCGGGTCTGGGCATCATCGCCGCCGCCGGTGGGTTGTGGCGGCTGAAGAATCTCATCGGCGAGGCCGTGGCCAAGGAAATCCTGCTCGCCGGGCGGATCCTCACCGGCGAGGAGGCACTCGCCGTGCACCTGGTCACCGGGGTCCACGCACCCGAGGACCTGCTCGACGCCGCCCAGGCGCTCGCCGACCGCATCAGTGCGCTCGACCCGCTGGCGGTGCGCATCAGCAAGCAGGTCATGGCGATGCCCGCCGGAGCGCACCCGGGCGTGGACAACATCGCCCAGGCCATCCTCTTCGAATCCGACGCCAAGTTCGACCGCATGCAGGCGTTCCTCGACCGCAAGAACAACAAGTAACAGGAGCCGAAAAATGACCGTTCAGCAAGCAGTCCTCGACGCAACCACCACGGACCTGCGCGTCCCAGCGCTCGTCGGCGTACTCGGCGGCGGGCGCATGGGCGCCGGCATCGCCCACTCCTTCCTCGCCGCAGGCGCACACGTCACCGTGGTCGACATCAACGACGACGCCGTCGCCGCCGCCCGCGGGCGCATCACCCACGACATCGAGGGCTCGATCAGGCGCGGCGCGCCGGGCACCGTCGACGGGTGGCTCGACCGCCTGACCGTGACCACCGACGCGTCCGCCTTCGCCGACCTGCCGCTGGTCGTCGAGGCCGTGCCGGAGTCCATCGAGCTCAAGACCGATTCCTTCCGCCGGATCGCCGAGGTCGCACCCGAGGCGGTCATCGCCACCAACACCTCCTCGCTGTCGGTGTCCGACCTGGCGGTCACCGTGGACAACCCGGTCATCGGCCTGCACTTCTTCAACCCGGTCCCGGCCTCGAAGCTGGTGGAGATCGTCGTCGCCGACACCACCCCGGCCGACCTGGTGGGCGAGGCCCGCGCGTGGGTGGAGGGCCTGGGCAAGACCCCGATCGTGGTCGCCGACGCCCCCGGCTTCGCCTCCTCGCGGCTGGGCGTGGCCATCGCGCTCGAGGCCATCCGGATGGTCGAGGAAGGCGTGGCCAGCCCCGAGGACATCGACAACGCCATGGTGCTGGGCTACAAGTTCCCCGTCGGCCCGCTGAAGCTCACGGACATCGTCGGCCTGGATGTGCGCCTCGGCATCGCCGAGTACCTCGCCTCCACCCTCGGTGAGCGTTTCGCCCCGCCGCAGCTCATGCGCGACATGGTCGCCCGCGGCGAGCTGGGGCGAAAGTCCGGCCAGGGCTTCTACGACTACAGCTAACGCTTCTCGACGATCGCGTTGGTGATCCGCGCGGTGCACAGCCGCCGCCCGCGGTCGTCGACGAGCACCACCTCGTGGCTGGTCAGCGTCCGCCCCAGCCGGATGGCGGTGGCCGTCGCGGTGACAGTGCCGTCCCGGCCGGAGGCGTGGTGCGTGGCGTTGATGTCCACACCGACGGCCACCTTCCCCATTGTGGAGGCGTGGATGACCGCGGCCCAGCTGCCCACCGCCTCGGCGAGTGCGACCATCCCGCCGCCGTGGAGCAGCCCGAGCGACTGGCGGTTGCCGTCGATCGGCATGGTGGCCACGACCCGCTCGGCGGACTGTTCAACCACCTCCACCCCCATCTTGCGGTCGAGTTCCCCGAGTTCGATCGTCCAGGGTTCCATGCCCCTCCACCTTTCCGAATGTCCTGCAAAAAATGTGATGCCGATTATACTGGCCTCAAATACTAACCGTCCGGTCGGTCACTAATTGGATACGGACCCCGCTCCAATGAAAGGAACACCTGATGAGCACCCGTAACAGCACCCCCGTCTCCCTGATCTCCGAGGCTACCGGCGGCACCGCCACGGCCACCATCGACGAGACCCGCACCGACGTCGCGCTCGTCCCGAGTTTCCTCTCCGGCGAGTGGGTCACCCCCGAGGCCCCCACCCGCGTGGTGGACGTGGAGGACGCCTCCACCGGCGAGCTCGTCGCCCGGGTCTCCACCGACGGCCTCGACATCGCCGGCGCCGTCGACCACGCCCGCACGGTCGGCCAGGCCGGCCTGCAGGCGCTGACCATCCACGAGCGCGCGATCAAGCTCAAGGAGCTGGCGCTGTACCTGCAGGAGCACAAGCAGGTCCTCTACGAGCTGGCGCACAAGTCCGGCGCCAACAAGCGCGACAACTTCGTCGACGTCGACGGCGGCATCTCCACGCTGTTCACCTTCTCCTCCAAGGGCCGCCGCGAGCTGCCGAACTCGAAGGTCATC contains the following coding sequences:
- a CDS encoding acetyl-CoA C-acyltransferase, with translation MSTPNAYLVSGRRTPVGRYGGALSSVRPDDLAALTVRSVVEESGIDPSVVDEVILGNANGAGEENRNVARMAWLLAGFPDTVPGITVNRLCASGMSAITMAANMVKAGEADVVIAGGVESMSRAPWVLEKPTTPFARPGEIFDTSIGWRFTNPVFQRQEKAAFSMPETAEEVARVRDISREDADAFAVESQARAVAAMEAGRFDAEIVPVEVTDRKGRVTVVDTDEGPRPGTTAEVLAKLRPVVGGGSVVTAGNSSSLNDGASAILVCSEAAVEKYHLQARAKVIAGANAGVAPEIMGLGPIPATRKVLERTGWEIDGVDAVELNEAFATQSLACIRELGLDRDRVNTWGGAIALGHPLGSSGSRITITLLNRLEQEGGTRGIATMCVGVGQGSAIAIERV
- a CDS encoding PaaI family thioesterase, with the translated sequence MEPWTIELGELDRKMGVEVVEQSAERVVATMPIDGNRQSLGLLHGGGMVALAEAVGSWAAVIHASTMGKVAVGVDINATHHASGRDGTVTATATAIRLGRTLTSHEVVLVDDRGRRLCTARITNAIVEKR
- a CDS encoding enoyl-CoA hydratase/isomerase family protein; the protein is MTTATTIPNTLDTRDFAALTVAEHDDRMLVELTRPEVRNAIDETMVAELHAVCTHLENHPKILVITGTQHKGRGIFASGADIGQLRERRRDDALRGINNTIFHRIAQLPSPVIAAVDGYALGGGLELALAADFRVATPHAKFGQPEAGLGIIAAAGGLWRLKNLIGEAVAKEILLAGRILTGEEALAVHLVTGVHAPEDLLDAAQALADRISALDPLAVRISKQVMAMPAGAHPGVDNIAQAILFESDAKFDRMQAFLDRKNNK
- a CDS encoding 3-hydroxyacyl-CoA dehydrogenase family protein — translated: MTVQQAVLDATTTDLRVPALVGVLGGGRMGAGIAHSFLAAGAHVTVVDINDDAVAAARGRITHDIEGSIRRGAPGTVDGWLDRLTVTTDASAFADLPLVVEAVPESIELKTDSFRRIAEVAPEAVIATNTSSLSVSDLAVTVDNPVIGLHFFNPVPASKLVEIVVADTTPADLVGEARAWVEGLGKTPIVVADAPGFASSRLGVAIALEAIRMVEEGVASPEDIDNAMVLGYKFPVGPLKLTDIVGLDVRLGIAEYLASTLGERFAPPQLMRDMVARGELGRKSGQGFYDYS